DNA sequence from the Thermococcus gammatolerans EJ3 genome:
CGCTACGTCGTGAGAGAGCTACAATGGCTCGTTGGCTCTCGCGTTGACAAGGTTTACCATGACGGCGACGAGATAAGGATTAAACTCCGCACGAAAGAGGGAAGGGCCGATTTAATCCTCCAGGCGGGAAAGAGGTTCCACCTCACGAGCTACGTCAAGGAGGCGCCGAAACAGCCTTCGAGCTTCACGATGCTCCTGAGAAAGCACCTGAGCGGGGGCTTTATAGACGCGATAGAACAGCACCAGTTCGACAGGATTGTCAAGATTCGTGTCGGCGACTACACGCTCATTGGCGAGCTCTTCAGGAGGGGCAACATCGTCCTCGTTGATTCCGAGAACAGGATTGTGGCCGCTCTCCGTTACGAGGAGTACAAGGACAGGGCGATAAAGCCCAAGGCAGAGTACAAGTTCCCGCCAGCGAGGGAAAACCCGCTTGAGGTCAGCTTCGAGCGCTTTCTTGAGCTGATGAGGGAGGATGAAAACCTTGAGCTCGTGCGCGCCCTGGCGAGGAAGCTCAACATGGGCGGGATGTACGCCGAGGAAATCTCCATAAGGGCGGGCTTCGAGAAAACCACCCCCGTGAGGGAGCTGAGCGACGAGGATTTGAGGAAGGTCTACGAGGCGATGATGGGAACCTTCAACGACGAGCCGAGGCCGAACATCGTCTACAAGGACGGAAACATGCACGACGTCGTTCCGATAGAGCTGAAAATCTACGAGGGCCTTGAGAAGCGCTATTTTAAAACGTTCAGCGAGGCCCTGGATGAGTACTTTGGAAAGCTCACAATCGAGAAGGCCAAAATCGAAAAAACGAGAAAGCTCGAAAGCAAAAAGAAGCAACTGCTGGCGACGCTTAGGAAGCAGGAGGAGATGCTGAAGGGCTTCGAGAAGGCAATGAACGAGAACCAGGAGATAGGGGATTTAATCTACGCGAACTACGCGATGGTTGAACGGCTTTTGGACGAGTTCAGGAAGGCAACGGAAAAGCTCGGCTGGGAGGAGTTCAAAAGGAGAATAGAGGCGGGTAAAAAAGAGGGCAACAAAGTTGCGCTCATGGTGAAGGCCATCGACCCGAAGGAGAAGACCGTAACTATTGAGCTCGAGGGGAGGAAGGTCAAGCTCTACCTCAACAAAAGCATAGGTGAGAACGCCGAGCTCTACTACGAGAAGGCCAAGAAGTTCAGGCACAAGTACGAGGGTGCCCTGAAGGCCTACGAGGACACGAGGAGGAAGCTCGACGAGGTCGAGAAGCTCATCGAGGAGGAGATGAAGAAGGAACTGAACGTGAAGCGCATAGAGAGGAGAAAGAAGAAGTGGTTCGAGAAGTTCCGCTGGTTCATTTCGAGCGAGGGCTTTCTGGTTTTGGCGGGAAAGGACGCGAGCACGAACGAGACGCTCATCAAAAAGCACATGAGCGACAACGACCTCTACTGCCACGCCGACGTTTACGGTGCTCCGCACGTCGTCATCAAGGACGGGCAGAAGGCTGGAGAGAAGACGATATTCGAGGCCTGCCAGTTCGCGGTCTCGATGAGCCGCGCCTGGAGTCAGGGGCTGTATGGAGCGGACGCCTACTGGGCGTATCCAAATCAGGTGACTAAGCAAGCTCCCAGCGGTGAGTACCTCGGCAAAGGTGCCTTCATGGTCTACGGAAAGAGGAACTGGTTGAGAGGACTTCCGCTCAAGCTGGCGGTGGGAGTTATAAACTACGAGGGAGAAGACTACGTCGTCTGCGCGCCCGTTGACGCGATTAAGGCCCACACGAGCAAGTACATTGTCATAAGACCCGGCAGGCTCAAGAAGGGCGAGCTCGTCAAGAAGATACGCGGAATCCTCGAAAAGTGGGGCTACAAGGTTCGCGAGGAGGATTTGAATGCGATTCTTCCGCCGGGAGGGGGAGAAATAGTGGAGGTGGTAGGGTGATTATTTCTTTCCTCCACCCCCACCGATGGCCCCAATCAGGAAGCCGACCCAGGAGAGATAGTAGCCCGTGTCCGTGATATCAAAGAGGTGATCCCTGAACACCATGTACCAGGCAGCGGTGAAGAGGGCCATTCCTATAAGGCCGAGGATGTGGCCTCCTCTGCCCCCCGTCAGGCCGATGAGTGCCCCGAGGGTTATGAAGAGCACGCCGAGGAAGTACATCCCGAGAAAACTGGTCGTTTTTCCAGACTCATCGTGCTCCGCCAGGTACTGAAATGTCTTCAGGAATTCATCGAGGTTTGAATAGGTGCTTTCCGCCATCTTGTAGAAGGACACGGATTCGTATCCCAGCATAGTGCTATGGAACCAGGGCATGAAGAGGGCGAAGATCACTATCAGTGCCCCTGCAAACCCCACTATGCGCATTTCTACCACCTGAAATAATACATAATGATGCACTTTTAAAATTTGCCCGCGTGTCCAGCCGGCGAACTTTTCGAAGAATTTTCTGAGATTCGCCAATTTGTCGAAGAAATTTACAAAAGGCTTATATACCTACTCGAAATCCTTGGGATCACGAACCAACTGGAGGTGAGTTAAATGCCTGAATTTGGCGTGCTGTCACTGCTCCCACCGCTTGTGGCCATCATACTGGCCATATGGACAAAAAGGGTCGTGCTGGCCCTGTTCGCAGGAGTATGGGTAGGGGGGTGGATGTTATCCGGGTGGAATCCGATAACCGGAACAACCCAGACCCTGGACTGGATCGTGGCCAGTGCAACCGACGACTGGAACGCCAAAATCCTGCTCTTTGACTTTCTGATCGGTGCGGGAGTTGGACTCGTCTATAAATCCGGGGGTGCCCTGGCCATTGGGAGGGCTTTAGCTGGGAGGGTTCGCTCGAGCAGGGGAGCCTCGTTAATGGGCTGGTTGCTTGGGGTTCTCATATTTTTCGATGACTACGCTAACACGATAATAGTGGGAAACACAATGAGGCCAATAACGGACAGGACGCGCGTTTCGAGGGAGATGCTGGCTTACATAGACGACTCGACTGCAGCGCCGGTTGCAGGACTTGCGGTGGTCTCAACGTGGATCGGCTACGAAGTCGGCCTCATAGGGAAGTCCTTTAACGAACTCAACGTTGACTTAACCTCGGTTGGAGGTGCCTATGGAGCATGGATGCACAGTGTTCCTTTCAGGTTCTACTCAATACTCGCCATAATCCTCGTGTTCATCGTGGCCTACACCCACAGGCACTATGGTGCGATGCTCCACGCCGAGTACCGCGCAAGGACGACTGGAAAGGTCCTCCGCGACGGTGCGAAGCCGTTGATGACCACAGAGGTTGACCTCGGGATGCCAAAGGAAGGTGGAAGTGTACACCTCTTCGTCTGGCCGATACTGACGCTGATATTCGTAACCCTCTACGGCATGTGGTACACCGGAGGTGGTGGCAAAGCCTACGCCGAAGGGGGTCTTATGAACGTCCTCGGAAACTCCGACTCCGCACTCGCACTGCTCTGGGGCAGTTTTGCGATGGTCATCGTTGCCTTCACCCTCGTCCTCGCAACAAAGCAGATGACCATTGAGGAAGCGGAAGATGCGATCGTCCGCGGCATGAAGCAGATGGTCATAGCCAACACCATACTCCTGCTCGCATGGAGCCTGAAAAACGCGACCGAGGCAGTTGGAACGTCCTCCTACGTCGTCAGCATTGCAAAGGACGCGGGCATAACCGGGGCGTGGGTTCCGTTGATAGTCTTCCTCATCTCAATGTTCATCTCGTTCACAACGGGAACCAGCTGGGGAACGTTCAGCATAATGCTCCCGATAGCGATTCCGCTAGCCTACGGGGTTACGGGTAGCGTTGGCCCGGAGGTCTTCGCTAGCATCGGTGCAGTCTTCGCGGGCGGCATCTTCGGCGACCACTGCTCCCCAATAAGCGATACAACGATTATGAGCTCTATGTTCAGCGGTTCCGACCACATAGACCACGTTACGACTCAGATACCCTACGCGGTAACGGCATCAAGCGTCGGCTTAATCCTCTACGTCCTCTTTGGCATTGGAGTCAAGAGCTGGATGGTTCTCCTTCCGCTTGGAGTTCTGCTGCTCATCGGCGCCTGGTACCTCCTGAGCGAGTGGTACGGCAAGAAGTACGGCATACCACACGGCAAGGTGCCGGTGTACGTGGTCGAGGAATGATTTTCTCTTTTTCCCTCTAAACCCTTTTAAAAGCTCCGCTCAACTCCTTCTGGAGGTGATGCAATGCTCGTCAGAGCTTTCGTTCCAGCGCACATAACTGCCTTCTTTGTCCCGGTCTTTCACGATGATCCGCTCAAAGCCGGCTCACTCGGGGCGGGAATAAACCTAGACAAGGGAACGAACGTCTTCGCCAGCATAGAAACAGGCACGCTGGAAAGGCACATCCATGTGGCCTTCAACGGGGAGCCCGTGAAGAGGGAAGAGGCCGTCATAAGTTATTCCGTCGCCGAGAAGATCGTTCCAAAGGATTTCATGGGCGAGGTTGAAATCTGGCAGTACTTTGACTTCCCGAGCGGCTACGGCTTCGGTAACAGCGCGGGGGGCGCTCTCGGCACGGCTTTGGCACTGAGCTACGCCTTCGGAGGGACGTGGCTCAAAGCGGCCCAAATTGCCCACGAGGCGGAAGTCGTGAACAAAGGCGGTCTCGGGGACGTTGTAGCCCAGCTCGCCGGGGGAATGGAGGTTAGAGTCAAAGCCGGCGGGCCAGGGTGTGGAGTCGTTGACAACCTCTTCTTCGAGGACTACAAGGTTCTGGTCGTTCCCCTCGGAAGGCTCTCGACGAAGGAGATACTCGACGGCGAGGTTGTGAAGGTCATAGAAGTCGAGGGGAGGAAATCTTTGGAGAAACTCCTGAAGGATCCAACTCCAGAAAGGCTAATGGCCCTCGCCAGAGCTTTCGCCGAGAGAACTGGCCTGCTCACAGGTGAGCTCCTTGAACTGGCGGGGGAACTCGACAGGGTTCTTAAGAGCCCGAGCTCGATGATAATGCTCGGGAAGGGCCTCTTCGCGCTCGTCCGGGAGAAGGAACTAGAAAGTGCGAAAGCCCTCCTTGCCGACCTCAATGTACCCTACGACGTGGCGGAGATCCACGAGGGGAAGCCAAAGGTCGGAAGATGGTTTGGGGAGGGATACCGATGAACACAACGCTGTTCCTGATCGCGGTCGTCTTAATCATCGCGGCCACGTACGCCAACATGAAAAGGGAGCACAAACTCGGCGTTGTACTGTCCGGCACCGCCGGAGGATTCGCGGTGTGGTTGCTCTTTTACGGCAAGCTGAACCCCATCTTGGCCTTCGCAATTGGCTTCACGCTCACTGCGATTTTTGAGGCAATGAGGTTCCTTCCGGGGAAGCGCTGAGTTTTTATCCCCTTCACCGTATTTCAGTCGGTGGTGAGAGTGGGTGACATGAGGTACTCCGAGTTAGCCGAACTTTACAGGAGGCTTGAGAAGACCACGCTCAAAACGCTCAAGACGAAGTTTGTGGCGGACTTCCTCAAGAAAACGCCCGACGATTTGCTCGAGATAGTGCCCTACCTGATTCTCGGCAAGGTCTTCCCAGACTGGGACGAGCGCGAGCTCGGCGTCGGAGAAAAACTCCTGATAAAGGCCGTTTCGATGGCAACGGGTGTCCCCGAGAAGGAAATCGAGAACTCGATTAAAGATACCGGCGACTTGGGCGAGAGCGTGGCTTTAGCCCTCAAGAAGAGAAGGCAGAAGAGCTTCTTCAGCCAGCCCCTCACGATAAAGCGCGTCTACAACACCTTCGTTAAGGTTGCCGAGGCGAGCGGAGAGGGGAGCCAGGACAGGAAGATGAAATATCTGGCCAATCTCTTCATGGACGCCGGGCCTGAGGAGGGAAAGTACATAGCGAGGACAGTCCTCGGAACTATGAGGACCGGGGTTGCCGAGGGAATCCTGCGCGATGCCATAGCCGAGGCCTTTAAGGTAAAGGTTGAGCTTGTTGAGAGAGCTTATATGCTAACGAGCGACTTCGGCTACGTGGCGAAGATAGCGAAGCTTGAAGGGAACGAGGGGCTCTCGAAGGTGAGCATACAGATCGGGAAGCCGATAAGGCCCATGTTGGCACAAAACGCCGCGAGCGTTAAGGACGCACTCATTGAGATGGGCGGTGAAGCCGCCTTCGAGATAAAGTACGACGGAGCGAGGGTTCAGGTCCACCGCGACGGGGATAAGGTGATAATCTACTCGAGGAGGCTTGAGAACGTCACCCGCTCGATTCCAGAGATAGTCGAGGCGGTAAAGGCCTCGCTGAAGCCTTCTAAGGTCATAGTAGAGGGTGAGCTGGTTGCCGTTGGCGAGAACGGTCGTCCGAGACCCTTCCAGTACGTCCTGAGGAGGTTCAGGAGGAAGTACAACATCGAGGAGATGATTGAGAAGATCCCGCTCGAGCTCAACCTCTTTGATATTCTCTACGTCAACGGCGAAAGTCTCATCGACACGAAGTTCACCGAGAGGCGGAAGAGGCTCGAGGAGAGCGTCGAGGAGAGCGATAAGATAAAGCTCGCCGAACAGCTCGTTACGAAGAAGGTCGACGAAGCCGAGGAGTTCTACAAGAGGGCCCTGGAGCTTGGCCACGAGGGGCTCATGGCAAAGAGGCTTGACGCGATCTACGAGCCCGGAAATCGCGGAAAGAAATGGCTCAAGATCAAGCCCACGATGGAGAACCTCGATTTGGTCATCATCGGCGCCGAGTGGGGCGAGGGAAGGCGCGCACACCTGCTCGGTTCCTTCCTCGTCGGTGCGTACGACCCGGAGAGCGGTGAGTTCGTCCCGGTTGGGAAGGTCGGGAGCGGTTTCACCGACGAGGATCTGGTAGAGTTCACCAAGATGCTCAAGCCCCTCATCATCCGCGAGGAGGGCAAGTTCGTCGAGATTGAGCCAAAGGTGGTCATAGAGGTTACCTACCAGGAGATACAGAAGAGTCCGAAGTATAAGAGCGGTTTCGCGTTAAGGTTCCCGCGCTACGTGGCGTTGAGGGAAGATAAAAGTCCGGAGGAGGCGGACACGATAGAGAGAGTCGCCCAGCTCTACGAGCTCCAGGAGAGGTTCAAGGCGAAAAGGTAAAGTCCCCCTGCTCAGGAGCGATTGAGGGGACTTCTGGATTTTCCTCCTCCAATCCCGCTTTCCTTCTTTCCTCGATTTTCCTTTTGCCAAGGACGTATGCGACTTCAAAGACGCGGTTGAGGCTGCTGAAGAGCAGGGCGAAGCCAGCCATAGCCAGGGGGACAATGAGTATCAGGGCATCCCCCGCCCCAAGGAAGGCAAAGATCACCGGGGCGTCGTAGATAGCGTGCAGGAGGGAGGCCTTGACGTAGCCACCCCTAAGGCTTCCGTTTACGATGGCAGATTCCAGGGCAATGGCCGTGAGCACAACGTGGACCATGATCACCAGGAACCTCAACAGGGCCGCAATCAGGTTGCCCATCATCAGGAGGTTAAAGGCATAGAGCACCGCCTCGATGATGCCGAAGTAGAAGGCCCCTCTAACTGCGAAGCGCCATCTGGTGAGTGTATCCCCTTTTTCAACGACGAAGGGGATGAGCTTGGCCCCTTCCTCAGCAAACCCTATTAGGAGCACGACAATGGAGGCGAGGAGTAAGGAGGAATGCATCGTACCGCTGGCGATGGCCTCCTTGAGCAGGAAAAAGCCACTTAGTTCAACAATCACAGCAACCACAACGGCGACAAAGCCGTAGGCAAAGCAGCGCCTTTCGCTGACCATCGGCAGGACGCGGTCGAGCCTTTCAAACCAGGATAAGCCCCTGATTAGCATTATCGAGCCGAGAACCACAACTAGAAGCACGTAACCCAAAAGGAGAAGGAGTGAGAGCATGGTTTCCACCTCACTTCAACCTTATGGCGTCGAGGTTGTTGGGGGCCCTTGTCGAGAGGTTGAACTTCTTGTGCAGACTGGATGCGAGGTCGAGGCACTTGTGGGGCTCGCCGTGAACTGTTATGACGCGTTCCGGCCTCGGCCTTAACCGGGCGACGTAGCTTATGAGTTCCCTTCTGTCTGCGTGGCCTGAGAAGCCGTCTATCGTGTGCACCTCCATGTTGACCTGAACCACTTCCGTCCTGCCATCCTCCCCGACGAGCGGTATCTCGCGTAGGCCCCTCTGCACCTGCCTTCCGAGCGTCCCCTCGGCCTGGTAGCTGACGAAGATTATGCTGTTCTTCGGATCGGGGGCGAGCTGCTTGAAGTACTCCACGCTCGGACCGCCGACGAGCATGCCCGATGTGGCTATGATTATCGCCGGCTCTCCAGAGTCTATAATGTCCTG
Encoded proteins:
- a CDS encoding amino acid permease, producing MRIVGFAGALIVIFALFMPWFHSTMLGYESVSFYKMAESTYSNLDEFLKTFQYLAEHDESGKTTSFLGMYFLGVLFITLGALIGLTGGRGGHILGLIGMALFTAAWYMVFRDHLFDITDTGYYLSWVGFLIGAIGGGGGKK
- a CDS encoding ATP-dependent DNA ligase, whose product is MRYSELAELYRRLEKTTLKTLKTKFVADFLKKTPDDLLEIVPYLILGKVFPDWDERELGVGEKLLIKAVSMATGVPEKEIENSIKDTGDLGESVALALKKRRQKSFFSQPLTIKRVYNTFVKVAEASGEGSQDRKMKYLANLFMDAGPEEGKYIARTVLGTMRTGVAEGILRDAIAEAFKVKVELVERAYMLTSDFGYVAKIAKLEGNEGLSKVSIQIGKPIRPMLAQNAASVKDALIEMGGEAAFEIKYDGARVQVHRDGDKVIIYSRRLENVTRSIPEIVEAVKASLKPSKVIVEGELVAVGENGRPRPFQYVLRRFRRKYNIEEMIEKIPLELNLFDILYVNGESLIDTKFTERRKRLEESVEESDKIKLAEQLVTKKVDEAEEFYKRALELGHEGLMAKRLDAIYEPGNRGKKWLKIKPTMENLDLVIIGAEWGEGRRAHLLGSFLVGAYDPESGEFVPVGKVGSGFTDEDLVEFTKMLKPLIIREEGKFVEIEPKVVIEVTYQEIQKSPKYKSGFALRFPRYVALREDKSPEEADTIERVAQLYELQERFKAKR
- a CDS encoding pantoate kinase; the encoded protein is MLVRAFVPAHITAFFVPVFHDDPLKAGSLGAGINLDKGTNVFASIETGTLERHIHVAFNGEPVKREEAVISYSVAEKIVPKDFMGEVEIWQYFDFPSGYGFGNSAGGALGTALALSYAFGGTWLKAAQIAHEAEVVNKGGLGDVVAQLAGGMEVRVKAGGPGCGVVDNLFFEDYKVLVVPLGRLSTKEILDGEVVKVIEVEGRKSLEKLLKDPTPERLMALARAFAERTGLLTGELLELAGELDRVLKSPSSMIMLGKGLFALVREKELESAKALLADLNVPYDVAEIHEGKPKVGRWFGEGYR
- the rqcH gene encoding ribosome rescue protein RqcH: MKEEMSSVDIRYVVRELQWLVGSRVDKVYHDGDEIRIKLRTKEGRADLILQAGKRFHLTSYVKEAPKQPSSFTMLLRKHLSGGFIDAIEQHQFDRIVKIRVGDYTLIGELFRRGNIVLVDSENRIVAALRYEEYKDRAIKPKAEYKFPPARENPLEVSFERFLELMREDENLELVRALARKLNMGGMYAEEISIRAGFEKTTPVRELSDEDLRKVYEAMMGTFNDEPRPNIVYKDGNMHDVVPIELKIYEGLEKRYFKTFSEALDEYFGKLTIEKAKIEKTRKLESKKKQLLATLRKQEEMLKGFEKAMNENQEIGDLIYANYAMVERLLDEFRKATEKLGWEEFKRRIEAGKKEGNKVALMVKAIDPKEKTVTIELEGRKVKLYLNKSIGENAELYYEKAKKFRHKYEGALKAYEDTRRKLDEVEKLIEEEMKKELNVKRIERRKKKWFEKFRWFISSEGFLVLAGKDASTNETLIKKHMSDNDLYCHADVYGAPHVVIKDGQKAGEKTIFEACQFAVSMSRAWSQGLYGADAYWAYPNQVTKQAPSGEYLGKGAFMVYGKRNWLRGLPLKLAVGVINYEGEDYVVCAPVDAIKAHTSKYIVIRPGRLKKGELVKKIRGILEKWGYKVREEDLNAILPPGGGEIVEVVG
- a CDS encoding Na+/H+ antiporter NhaC family protein; the encoded protein is MPEFGVLSLLPPLVAIILAIWTKRVVLALFAGVWVGGWMLSGWNPITGTTQTLDWIVASATDDWNAKILLFDFLIGAGVGLVYKSGGALAIGRALAGRVRSSRGASLMGWLLGVLIFFDDYANTIIVGNTMRPITDRTRVSREMLAYIDDSTAAPVAGLAVVSTWIGYEVGLIGKSFNELNVDLTSVGGAYGAWMHSVPFRFYSILAIILVFIVAYTHRHYGAMLHAEYRARTTGKVLRDGAKPLMTTEVDLGMPKEGGSVHLFVWPILTLIFVTLYGMWYTGGGGKAYAEGGLMNVLGNSDSALALLWGSFAMVIVAFTLVLATKQMTIEEAEDAIVRGMKQMVIANTILLLAWSLKNATEAVGTSSYVVSIAKDAGITGAWVPLIVFLISMFISFTTGTSWGTFSIMLPIAIPLAYGVTGSVGPEVFASIGAVFAGGIFGDHCSPISDTTIMSSMFSGSDHIDHVTTQIPYAVTASSVGLILYVLFGIGVKSWMVLLPLGVLLLIGAWYLLSEWYGKKYGIPHGKVPVYVVEE